The following are from one region of the Eubacterium sp. MSJ-33 genome:
- a CDS encoding MBL fold metallo-hydrolase encodes MGKIEITKKVLGICATNCYTMGDTDTREAVIIDPGDRADILIKDWKDRNWHPQAVLLTHGHFDHIGALAGVKKEYPDIKVYAAAAEKEVMESPALNLSSSFGAAFTAQADIYLEDGTEIEVLGRTCKCLLVPGHTKGGMCYYFPEEKVVFTGDTLFCYSVGRTDFPTGDARALEEAIREKLFTLPDETLVLPGHDAQTMIGKEKKGNPYF; translated from the coding sequence ATGGGAAAGATTGAAATAACGAAGAAAGTGCTCGGGATCTGTGCGACGAATTGTTATACGATGGGAGATACAGATACACGGGAAGCGGTGATTATTGACCCCGGAGATAGAGCAGATATTTTGATAAAGGACTGGAAAGACCGAAACTGGCATCCGCAGGCAGTGCTCTTAACGCATGGACATTTTGACCATATCGGGGCACTTGCGGGTGTAAAGAAGGAATACCCGGATATTAAGGTGTATGCGGCGGCAGCAGAGAAGGAAGTTATGGAGAGCCCTGCTTTGAATCTGTCGTCTTCGTTCGGTGCGGCATTTACGGCGCAGGCAGATATCTATTTGGAGGATGGCACTGAAATCGAGGTGCTCGGACGGACATGTAAGTGCCTGTTGGTGCCGGGACATACGAAAGGTGGCATGTGCTACTATTTCCCGGAGGAGAAGGTTGTCTTTACCGGGGATACGCTGTTTTGCTACAGTGTCGGAAGAACCGATTTCCCGACGGGAGATGCGAGGGCGCTGGAAGAAGCTATCCGTGAGAAGTTATTTACACTGCCGGATGAGACGCTTGTGCTTCCGGGACATGATGCACAGACAATGATTGGAAAGGAAAAGAAGGGTAATCCTTATTTCTAA
- a CDS encoding RelA/SpoT family protein has protein sequence MADTTYKIPHDTLKKEISKPEDFTPPEELYKKLIDTIRSYRPTTDLSEIEKAYKIASKAHEGQKRKSGEPYIIHPLCVAIILAELELDKETIVAGILHDVVEDTVMTREEIAKEFSEEVALLVDGVTKLTQLDLSQDKIEVQAENLRKMFLAMAKDIRVILIKLADRLHNLRTMQYQSPAKQIEKSRETMDIYAPLAHRLGISKIKVELDDLSMQYLYPDVYKNLKEEITTRLNASEDFIIQMVEQVKQYMKEAGIEAEVDGRVKHLFSIYKKMITQNKTLDQIYDIHAIRIKVDTVRDCYAALGIIHEKYKPIPGRFKDYIAMPKENMYQSLHTTLIGPGGRPFEIQIRTYEMHRTAEYGIAAHWKYKEGGNGKNDNEEQKLSWLRQILEWQTDTTDNKEFMNVVKTDLDLFSDQVYVFTPAGDVKNLPAGSTPIDFAYSIHTAVGNKLIGARVNGRQVPIETELHNGDRVEIITSQNSKGPSMDWLSVVKSSQAKTKINQWFRQENKTDNIQRGKDAIAAYCKTKGIVLPNLLQPELQEKVMKKYNFLTWDAVLASIGHGGLKEGQVVNRLQEEYKKEEAKKVTEEQIVDKINAPGRGESHKHAKGGIVVKGMDDVAVRFSRCCAPVPGDEIVGYITRGRGVSIHRTDCVNVLCMDEFDRKRLIEAEWSEDLLQNQKMYMTEINIYANDSKGLVFSLSKIFNEENINLTGMNVRVNKQGKATVSVKFEIRSKEQLNKMIAKIRNVEGIIDIERTTG, from the coding sequence ATGGCCGATACAACTTATAAAATACCACATGATACTCTGAAAAAAGAAATCAGTAAACCGGAGGATTTTACCCCGCCGGAGGAGTTATATAAGAAGCTGATTGATACGATACGGTCATATCGTCCGACGACAGATTTGTCGGAGATCGAGAAGGCATACAAGATTGCAAGCAAGGCACATGAAGGACAGAAACGAAAGTCCGGGGAACCTTATATTATCCATCCGCTTTGCGTGGCAATCATTCTGGCAGAACTGGAGCTTGATAAGGAGACGATCGTAGCCGGCATCCTGCATGATGTCGTTGAGGATACGGTGATGACGCGGGAAGAGATTGCAAAGGAGTTCTCCGAAGAGGTTGCTTTGCTTGTTGATGGTGTTACAAAGCTGACACAGCTCGATCTGTCACAGGACAAGATTGAGGTGCAGGCAGAGAACCTGCGTAAGATGTTCCTTGCGATGGCGAAGGATATCCGGGTTATATTGATTAAACTTGCCGATCGTCTGCACAACCTGCGGACGATGCAGTATCAGTCTCCTGCAAAACAGATCGAGAAATCGCGTGAGACGATGGATATTTATGCACCTCTTGCACACCGTCTTGGTATTTCCAAAATTAAGGTCGAACTCGATGATCTTTCTATGCAGTATCTCTATCCGGATGTGTATAAGAACTTGAAGGAAGAGATCACAACGCGTCTGAATGCGAGTGAAGATTTTATCATACAGATGGTAGAACAGGTCAAGCAATATATGAAAGAAGCGGGCATTGAGGCAGAAGTGGACGGACGTGTCAAGCATCTGTTTTCCATTTACAAGAAGATGATTACACAGAACAAGACACTGGATCAGATTTACGATATCCATGCAATTCGTATCAAGGTTGATACGGTGCGTGATTGTTATGCGGCACTCGGAATTATCCATGAGAAATACAAGCCGATTCCGGGACGTTTTAAAGATTATATTGCGATGCCGAAGGAGAATATGTATCAGTCTCTTCATACGACATTGATTGGACCGGGCGGCCGTCCGTTCGAGATTCAGATTCGAACCTATGAGATGCACCGTACTGCGGAATATGGTATCGCCGCGCACTGGAAATACAAAGAAGGCGGCAATGGTAAGAATGATAACGAAGAACAGAAGTTAAGCTGGCTTCGTCAGATTCTGGAATGGCAGACCGATACAACGGATAACAAAGAATTCATGAACGTTGTCAAGACGGATCTGGATTTGTTCTCCGATCAGGTGTATGTATTTACCCCGGCGGGTGATGTCAAGAATCTTCCGGCAGGCTCAACACCGATTGATTTTGCGTATAGTATCCATACGGCAGTCGGAAATAAACTGATCGGTGCACGTGTCAATGGACGTCAGGTGCCGATAGAGACAGAGCTTCACAATGGTGACCGTGTCGAGATTATTACCTCACAGAATTCCAAAGGTCCAAGTATGGATTGGCTGTCTGTAGTCAAGAGTTCCCAGGCTAAGACGAAGATTAACCAGTGGTTCCGCCAGGAGAACAAGACAGATAATATCCAGCGTGGTAAAGATGCGATTGCTGCGTACTGTAAGACGAAGGGTATCGTGTTGCCGAACCTTTTGCAGCCGGAACTGCAGGAAAAGGTAATGAAGAAATATAATTTCCTGACATGGGATGCGGTGCTTGCATCTATCGGACATGGCGGTCTGAAAGAAGGACAGGTTGTCAATCGTCTGCAGGAAGAATACAAAAAAGAAGAAGCGAAGAAGGTCACAGAGGAACAGATCGTTGACAAGATTAATGCACCTGGCAGAGGCGAAAGCCACAAGCATGCAAAGGGTGGTATTGTGGTCAAAGGTATGGACGATGTGGCGGTGCGTTTCTCACGTTGTTGTGCTCCGGTGCCGGGGGATGAGATTGTCGGTTATATCACGCGTGGTCGTGGTGTATCAATTCATCGTACCGACTGTGTGAATGTGCTTTGTATGGATGAGTTTGACCGGAAACGTCTGATTGAGGCAGAGTGGTCGGAAGACCTGCTGCAGAATCAGAAGATGTATATGACGGAGATCAATATCTATGCAAATGACAGTAAGGGACTGGTGTTCTCGCTGTCTAAGATCTTCAATGAGGAGAATATCAATCTGACAGGTATGAATGTGCGTGTCAACAAACAGGGTAAGGCGACGGTTTCCGTTAAGTTTGAGATTCGCTCGAAGGAGCAGCTCAACAAGATGATTGCGAAGATCCGGAATGTGGAAGGAATCATCGACATCGAGCGGACCACGGGTTGA
- a CDS encoding adenine phosphoribosyltransferase, producing the protein MKSVKDYIISIPDFPSKGIIFRDVTSVLESPEGYALAIDELNKLLDGVDYDLIAGTESRGFIFGAPLAYANKKGFIPVRKKGKLPRETVEMSYDLEYGSATIEIHKDAIKPGDKVVLVDDLIATGGTIQAAAKLVEELGGEVVKMIFLIELTDLGGRKLLEGYDVASVVQYEGE; encoded by the coding sequence ATGAAAAGTGTAAAGGATTATATTATCAGTATTCCGGATTTCCCGAGCAAGGGAATCATATTCCGGGATGTGACAAGTGTACTGGAGAGCCCGGAGGGGTACGCATTGGCGATTGATGAACTGAACAAATTGCTGGATGGTGTGGATTATGACCTGATTGCCGGTACAGAGTCGAGGGGATTTATCTTTGGAGCGCCACTTGCCTATGCGAATAAAAAGGGATTTATCCCGGTTCGTAAGAAGGGAAAGCTTCCGCGTGAGACGGTTGAGATGAGTTATGATCTGGAATACGGCTCTGCAACTATCGAGATTCATAAGGATGCTATCAAGCCGGGTGATAAGGTTGTTCTGGTAGATGATCTGATCGCAACAGGAGGTACAATTCAGGCAGCTGCAAAACTGGTGGAAGAACTGGGTGGCGAGGTAGTGAAGATGATCTTCCTGATTGAACTGACAGATCTTGGCGGAAGAAAACTGCTGGAAGGCTACGATGTAGCATCTGTTGTACAGTACGAAGGTGAGTAA
- the recJ gene encoding single-stranded-DNA-specific exonuclease RecJ, protein MAEYKKEDWRVKPPMADVHALAEQFSISPILAHIIVNREITEAEAVERYLSDDLSYVYDPTLMKDMDKGCRIMSDKIRNGKKIRIISDYDVDGITSNYILYQGLWKAGADISYDIPHRILDGYGMNVRLVDAAYADGVDTIITCDNGIAAEAAVNRAKELGMTVIVTDHHEVPCVVGADGKKEYQFVKADAIIDPHQPGCGYPYKGLCGAGVAYKFIRHLYRVMELRWEDADDYMDILALGTVCDIMPLTDENRIFVKHGLRKLTNSTNLGINALKKALGLEDITIEVHHLSFRIGPSLNSTGRLESAKEGLELLLTENTARAQSLAQDMARLNTVRKEMTDRGVIKATDWVRRDIRLIPTDDGTREIQVGDDKVLVVYMPGIHESIAGLVASKLKESFYRPTLVFTDADNGQDLKGSGRSIEAYNMFDKLCEHKDLFEKVGGHPMAAGFTMKRKNFDALREALNRDCGLTDEDLVEKMYVDESCTLRQLTLPLYNELAKLEPYGSANPRPLFGIVKLGIRRIRMVGNEAQYARCTFVDGNGTNINAMVFRGKELLDNIKVWFGDEECDRILKGFQNHALIDVLYHVKKNEFNGTVSIQMEPVSIRKSVHYQE, encoded by the coding sequence ATGGCAGAATACAAAAAAGAAGACTGGCGCGTGAAACCGCCGATGGCAGATGTGCATGCGCTGGCGGAACAGTTTTCCATCAGCCCGATTCTGGCACATATCATTGTGAACCGTGAGATTACGGAGGCAGAAGCGGTAGAACGGTATCTGAGCGATGATCTGTCCTATGTATATGATCCGACATTGATGAAGGATATGGACAAAGGCTGCAGGATCATGAGTGACAAAATAAGGAATGGAAAGAAGATTCGGATTATCTCGGATTATGATGTGGATGGAATCACTTCCAATTATATTTTGTATCAGGGACTTTGGAAAGCGGGCGCAGATATCTCCTACGATATACCGCATCGTATATTAGATGGATATGGAATGAATGTGCGGCTTGTGGATGCGGCGTATGCGGATGGCGTGGATACGATCATCACCTGCGATAATGGAATCGCGGCAGAGGCGGCAGTGAACAGGGCAAAAGAGCTTGGCATGACGGTGATTGTGACCGATCATCATGAAGTACCGTGCGTTGTAGGGGCAGATGGTAAAAAAGAATACCAGTTTGTAAAAGCGGATGCGATTATCGATCCGCACCAGCCGGGATGCGGATATCCGTACAAAGGTTTGTGCGGAGCGGGAGTGGCTTACAAATTCATCCGGCATTTATATCGTGTGATGGAGCTTCGGTGGGAAGATGCGGATGACTATATGGATATTCTGGCACTTGGAACGGTGTGTGATATTATGCCGCTCACAGATGAAAACCGGATTTTTGTCAAACACGGGCTGCGCAAACTTACAAATAGTACGAATCTTGGAATTAATGCACTCAAAAAAGCGCTTGGCCTGGAAGATATAACGATAGAAGTGCATCATCTGAGCTTTCGAATCGGACCAAGTCTGAATTCAACCGGACGTCTGGAGAGTGCCAAGGAAGGGCTGGAACTGCTGCTGACGGAGAATACTGCAAGAGCACAAAGCCTCGCACAGGATATGGCACGATTGAATACGGTTCGGAAGGAAATGACGGACCGGGGTGTGATTAAAGCCACAGACTGGGTGCGCAGGGACATCCGCCTGATTCCGACGGACGATGGAACGCGGGAGATACAAGTGGGCGATGATAAGGTGCTTGTAGTATATATGCCGGGAATTCATGAGAGTATCGCAGGGTTGGTTGCGAGTAAGCTGAAGGAATCCTTTTACCGGCCGACGCTTGTGTTTACCGATGCGGATAATGGGCAGGATTTAAAAGGATCCGGCCGTTCAATCGAAGCGTATAACATGTTCGATAAGCTGTGTGAACACAAGGATTTGTTCGAGAAAGTCGGTGGACATCCGATGGCAGCGGGATTCACAATGAAACGGAAGAATTTTGATGCACTGCGAGAGGCTTTGAACAGAGATTGCGGATTGACAGATGAAGATCTGGTCGAGAAGATGTATGTTGATGAATCCTGTACTCTGCGACAGTTGACGCTGCCATTATACAACGAGCTTGCGAAACTGGAACCGTATGGAAGTGCAAATCCAAGACCGTTGTTTGGAATTGTGAAATTAGGAATTCGCCGTATCCGTATGGTTGGAAATGAAGCACAGTATGCGCGCTGTACCTTTGTGGATGGCAATGGAACGAACATCAATGCGATGGTATTTCGCGGAAAAGAGTTATTGGATAACATAAAAGTGTGGTTTGGAGACGAAGAATGTGATAGAATATTGAAGGGTTTTCAAAATCATGCTTTGATTGATGTTTTATACCATGTGAAAAAGAATGAATTTAATGGAACGGTTTCGATTCAGATGGAACCGGTATCGATTCGAAAGAGTGTACATTATCAAGAATAA
- the secD gene encoding protein translocase subunit SecD, protein MKKTKRKAVINLIIFFLLLAGGIYMAIAGVGKNESGKTANVPLGLDLQGGLSVTYEIQDEKPSSDEINATVDKLQRRVDAYSSEGEVYQEGNDRITVEIPLNTEKVDAHDVLDELGQPGQLLFLDSTNYTIWQSNQSNGTNDAYEAALTGSDIKNAQAGVDDSGTVKDYVVQLQFTDEGAQKFAAVTSANIGKPIYIIYDGAVASAPTVQAAITDGNAVINKISSYEEAENLASTIKIGALPLELKQIQYNIVGAKLGQRAVSTSLIAGAIGFALVCVLMIVLYRFPGFIASLALTGYVVLMLLILSIRHITLTLPGIAGIILSIGMAVDANVIIFTRIREEISAGNGVRAAVKAGFSKALSAILDGNITTLIATVVLMALGSGSIKGFAVTLMLGIVLSMFTALFVTKMLLNSFLELGVQNPKMYGKAKEPKIHGYVKNFKICGIASLIVIVAGLAFLGVNHSRIGKSLNYSLEFTGGTSTTATFAEDNVYTLERAESEVAPAIAEAVGIDAGTIQIQTVEGTNQVIFKTAELTEEQSAKVDDLLKSQFAATEVDNQSISSTISGEMKKDAIVAIAVSSVLMLLYIAFRFSDVKFGVSAVLALVHDVLVVFAAYSIGTLSVGNTFIACMLTIVGYSINATIIIFDRIRENMRTQDSKESLEDLVNKSIGQTFTRTIYTSLTTFIMVFVLFVMGVASLKEFTFTLMLGIVCGAYSSVCITGPLWYTMKKKFAKKNA, encoded by the coding sequence ATGAAGAAAACAAAAAGAAAAGCAGTCATCAATCTGATTATTTTCTTCCTGCTTCTGGCTGGCGGTATCTATATGGCGATCGCCGGTGTGGGAAAGAATGAATCCGGTAAAACTGCGAATGTTCCTTTGGGACTGGATCTGCAGGGTGGTTTGTCCGTTACATATGAGATTCAGGACGAGAAACCATCAAGTGATGAGATTAACGCAACGGTAGATAAGTTGCAGCGAAGAGTGGATGCATACAGCTCTGAAGGTGAGGTATATCAGGAAGGAAACGACCGTATCACCGTTGAGATTCCTTTGAATACAGAGAAGGTAGATGCGCATGACGTGTTGGACGAGCTTGGTCAGCCTGGACAGCTTCTGTTCCTGGATTCTACAAATTATACGATCTGGCAGAGCAACCAGAGCAATGGCACAAATGATGCATACGAAGCAGCTCTGACAGGCTCTGATATCAAGAATGCACAGGCAGGTGTAGATGATAGCGGTACAGTGAAGGATTACGTGGTACAGCTTCAGTTCACAGATGAGGGTGCACAGAAGTTCGCAGCTGTGACATCTGCAAACATCGGAAAACCAATCTATATCATCTATGATGGTGCGGTTGCAAGTGCTCCGACAGTACAGGCAGCCATCACAGATGGAAATGCAGTAATCAATAAGATTTCAAGCTACGAAGAGGCAGAGAATCTTGCATCGACAATCAAGATCGGTGCATTGCCTTTGGAGTTAAAGCAGATTCAGTATAATATCGTAGGTGCGAAGCTTGGACAGAGAGCGGTTTCCACAAGTTTGATTGCAGGTGCAATCGGTTTTGCACTGGTATGTGTCTTGATGATTGTGCTGTATCGTTTCCCTGGATTTATTGCCAGTCTGGCGTTGACAGGATATGTTGTATTGATGCTTTTGATTTTGAGCATTCGTCATATAACACTGACGCTGCCGGGTATCGCAGGTATTATTCTTTCCATCGGTATGGCGGTGGATGCGAATGTTATTATCTTCACACGTATCCGTGAGGAGATTTCGGCAGGCAACGGTGTGCGCGCTGCGGTAAAGGCAGGTTTTTCTAAGGCGCTTTCCGCTATTCTGGATGGTAACATCACAACTTTGATCGCAACCGTTGTGTTGATGGCACTTGGTTCCGGTAGTATTAAGGGATTTGCTGTTACATTGATGCTTGGTATTGTGCTTTCCATGTTCACAGCGCTGTTTGTGACAAAGATGCTTTTGAACTCATTCTTAGAGCTTGGTGTACAGAATCCGAAGATGTATGGTAAGGCAAAAGAGCCGAAGATCCATGGTTATGTAAAGAACTTCAAGATCTGCGGTATTGCTTCTCTGATCGTAATTGTTGCGGGACTTGCATTCCTTGGCGTAAATCATTCAAGAATCGGTAAGTCACTCAATTACAGTCTGGAGTTTACGGGTGGTACATCAACGACAGCAACTTTTGCAGAGGATAATGTATATACTCTGGAGCGTGCTGAATCGGAAGTCGCACCGGCCATTGCGGAAGCAGTCGGCATTGATGCCGGAACGATTCAGATTCAGACAGTCGAAGGTACGAATCAGGTTATCTTCAAGACCGCTGAGCTTACAGAAGAGCAGAGTGCTAAGGTTGACGATCTGTTGAAGTCACAGTTTGCGGCAACGGAAGTTGATAATCAGAGTATCAGTTCCACAATCAGTGGCGAGATGAAGAAGGATGCGATTGTAGCGATTGCGGTATCTTCGGTATTGATGCTTCTGTATATTGCGTTCCGGTTCTCAGATGTGAAGTTCGGTGTGAGTGCAGTGCTTGCACTTGTACATGATGTATTGGTTGTATTTGCGGCATATTCGATTGGCACATTGTCTGTCGGTAATACATTTATCGCATGTATGCTGACGATCGTTGGTTATTCTATCAACGCGACAATCATTATCTTCGACCGTATTCGTGAGAATATGCGTACACAGGATAGTAAGGAAAGCCTGGAAGACCTTGTCAACAAGAGTATCGGGCAGACCTTTACAAGAACAATTTATACATCTCTTACAACCTTTATCATGGTATTCGTTTTGTTCGTGATGGGTGTTGCATCCCTGAAGGAATTTACATTCACCCTGATGCTTGGTATTGTATGTGGTGCGTACTCTTCTGTATGTATCACTGGACCACTGTGGTATACCATGAAGAAGAAATTCGCAAAGAAAAATGCATAA
- the scfB gene encoding thioether cross-link-forming SCIFF peptide maturase produces MVHQYKNNGYNIVLDVCSGSVHVVDDLVYDMIAMYKDKKFEEIEQTILEKYGDTYSKEDIQDAYSDISELEEKELLFTEDVFKDVIIDFKKRKTVVKALCLHIAHDCNLACKYCFADEGEYHGQKRELMSLEVGKQAIDFLIENSGNRVNLEVDFFGGEPLMNFDVVKEIVAYGRSKEKAANKNFRFTLTTNGMLLNDEVIDFCNREISNVVLSLDGRKEINDRMRPTRNGKGSYDIIVPKFQKFVEKRGDKSYYVRGTFTRNNLDFTKDFELMTELGFKEISIEPVVTPDENDYAIREEDLPVIFEQYDKLAVDLIRRQKEGKPVTFFHYKLDLNGGPCVYKRLSGCGSGTEYLAVTPTGDLYPCHQFVGHDEFKLGDVFHGVDRNDIVEEFKLCNVYAKDKCKDCFARFYCSGGCAANSYQFHGNILDAYDVGCELQRKRVECAIMMKAALADGEDEAAE; encoded by the coding sequence GTGGTACACCAGTACAAGAACAATGGGTATAATATCGTGCTTGATGTGTGCAGCGGCTCCGTACATGTAGTGGATGACCTTGTATATGATATGATTGCCATGTACAAGGACAAGAAATTCGAAGAGATTGAACAGACAATTTTAGAGAAGTATGGAGATACCTATAGCAAGGAAGATATTCAGGATGCGTATTCTGACATTTCCGAATTGGAAGAGAAAGAATTGTTATTCACAGAAGATGTATTCAAGGATGTCATTATAGATTTTAAGAAGAGAAAAACCGTGGTCAAGGCACTTTGCTTACATATCGCACATGATTGTAACCTTGCCTGCAAGTATTGCTTTGCGGATGAGGGTGAATATCATGGTCAGAAGCGGGAGCTTATGAGCTTGGAGGTTGGTAAGCAGGCGATTGACTTTTTGATAGAGAATTCCGGAAACCGTGTGAATCTGGAAGTTGATTTCTTTGGCGGCGAGCCGCTCATGAACTTTGATGTGGTAAAGGAGATTGTAGCATACGGACGAAGCAAGGAGAAGGCGGCAAACAAGAATTTCCGTTTCACCCTGACGACAAACGGTATGCTGTTAAATGATGAAGTCATTGATTTCTGTAACAGAGAAATCTCAAACGTTGTATTGAGCCTCGATGGCAGAAAAGAGATCAACGATAGGATGCGTCCGACCAGAAATGGCAAGGGCAGCTATGACATCATCGTACCGAAGTTCCAGAAGTTTGTGGAGAAGCGTGGTGATAAGAGCTATTACGTGCGCGGGACATTTACGAGAAACAATCTGGATTTCACGAAGGATTTTGAATTGATGACCGAGCTTGGTTTCAAGGAGATTTCCATTGAGCCGGTTGTTACACCGGATGAGAATGATTATGCGATCCGTGAGGAAGATTTACCGGTGATTTTCGAGCAGTATGATAAGCTGGCAGTTGACCTGATCCGCCGGCAGAAGGAAGGAAAACCGGTGACATTTTTCCATTATAAGCTTGACTTAAACGGTGGACCGTGTGTGTACAAGCGTCTGTCCGGATGTGGTTCCGGAACGGAATATCTGGCAGTGACACCGACCGGAGATCTGTACCCGTGCCATCAGTTTGTCGGACATGATGAATTCAAGCTGGGTGATGTATTCCATGGCGTGGACAGAAATGATATTGTGGAGGAATTTAAGCTTTGCAATGTCTATGCCAAGGATAAATGTAAGGATTGCTTCGCAAGATTCTATTGCAGTGGCGGCTGCGCGGCGAATTCGTATCAGTTTCACGGTAATATATTAGATGCATACGATGTGGGCTGTGAGTTGCAGCGCAAGCGTGTCGAATGTGCAATTATGATGAAAGCAGCTCTGGCGGACGGCGAAGACGAAGCGGCAGAGTAA
- the scfA gene encoding six-cysteine ranthipeptide SCIFF has protein sequence MKRIKTLTEKTMKSTVVKGGCGECQTSCQSACKTSCTVGNQSCENN, from the coding sequence ATGAAGAGAATTAAGACTTTAACAGAGAAGACAATGAAGAGCACTGTAGTTAAGGGTGGTTGCGGTGAATGCCAGACATCTTGCCAGTCAGCATGTAAGACAAGCTGTACCGTTGGTAATCAGAGCTGCGAGAACAACTAA
- a CDS encoding TIGR04086 family membrane protein translates to MEKRVAFCFLKALAASYVMTGLLLVILSFALYKLGFSENVVELGVVFIYLLSSAIGGFFIGKCMEVKRLLWGILIGLCYAVILLILSLIARGNAQGIIQSGLLNTLICVGGGAIGAFLS, encoded by the coding sequence ATGGAGAAACGGGTTGCGTTTTGTTTTTTGAAGGCTCTGGCTGCCTCATACGTTATGACAGGACTTTTGCTTGTGATCCTGTCATTTGCGCTGTATAAGCTGGGGTTTAGTGAGAATGTGGTGGAGCTAGGTGTTGTATTTATCTACCTGCTGTCAAGTGCGATCGGCGGATTCTTTATCGGCAAATGCATGGAGGTAAAGCGCCTTTTGTGGGGCATCCTGATTGGGCTTTGCTATGCGGTTATTCTGCTTATTTTGTCATTGATCGCGCGCGGAAATGCACAGGGCATTATCCAGTCGGGACTGCTCAACACACTGATTTGTGTCGGCGGTGGAGCAATCGGCGCATTTTTATCGTAG
- a CDS encoding cation:proton antiporter, with protein sequence MDLNILTYLGIMLLAALIAGKIVKQMRLPNVTGYLVIGLLIGPNCLKILSEELIDSMDLLTELALGCIAFSIGAEFKTTFLKKVGKAPIIVGITEGMGAVFVVDTILLLLGYNVSFALALGAIASATAAASTMMIVKQYKTKGPVTSTLLPVVALDDAVALVAYGLSMAVANVISSSGSAPVGKLLIAPCIEIFGGLLFGAVLGVIMAILVKFYTGRGNRLAITIMMICLCVGVSDMVGFSSLLACMMLSTIFVNISKQSDKIYEPLDRITPPIYMMFFILSGASLDVTVIVSVGVVGAVYVVGRIVGKALGAAFGAKISKAPKVVQKWLGLTLVPQEGVAIGLATSAGKSLPQYAAQIQTIVLCGVVIYELIGPVITKLALKKAGELVEEPKKKINAKA encoded by the coding sequence ATGGATTTAAATATACTAACGTATTTGGGAATCATGCTGTTGGCGGCACTGATCGCGGGCAAGATTGTCAAACAGATGAGGCTTCCGAATGTGACAGGTTACCTGGTAATCGGACTGCTGATTGGTCCGAACTGCCTGAAGATCCTGAGCGAAGAATTAATTGACAGCATGGATCTGTTAACGGAGTTGGCACTTGGCTGTATCGCATTTTCTATCGGCGCGGAGTTCAAGACAACATTCTTGAAAAAAGTCGGAAAAGCTCCGATTATTGTTGGAATTACAGAAGGTATGGGAGCGGTATTTGTCGTAGACACAATCCTGCTTCTGCTTGGATATAATGTCAGCTTCGCGCTGGCTCTTGGTGCGATCGCATCCGCGACAGCAGCGGCATCTACAATGATGATCGTGAAACAGTATAAGACGAAAGGCCCTGTGACAAGCACCCTGCTTCCGGTTGTGGCACTTGATGATGCGGTTGCATTGGTCGCATATGGACTTTCGATGGCGGTGGCGAATGTAATCAGCTCGAGTGGCAGTGCACCGGTTGGCAAACTTCTGATTGCTCCTTGTATTGAGATATTCGGCGGATTGTTATTTGGCGCTGTGCTTGGCGTAATCATGGCAATCCTTGTGAAGTTCTACACAGGACGTGGAAACAGGCTGGCAATCACAATCATGATGATCTGCTTGTGTGTTGGTGTCTCTGATATGGTTGGATTTTCTTCCCTGCTTGCCTGCATGATGCTCAGCACGATTTTTGTGAATATTTCAAAGCAGAGCGACAAAATCTATGAGCCACTGGATCGTATCACACCACCGATCTATATGATGTTTTTCATCCTGTCCGGCGCATCGCTGGATGTCACAGTTATTGTATCTGTCGGAGTTGTTGGTGCGGTTTATGTTGTAGGCCGTATCGTAGGAAAGGCACTTGGTGCTGCGTTTGGCGCGAAGATATCGAAGGCACCGAAGGTTGTTCAAAAATGGCTTGGTCTTACACTGGTTCCGCAGGAAGGCGTTGCAATCGGACTTGCAACATCTGCGGGTAAATCTCTGCCGCAGTACGCAGCCCAGATCCAGACAATCGTGCTGTGCGGCGTTGTGATCTATGAACTGATAGGCCCGGTCATCACGAAGCTTGCTTTAAAGAAGGCGGGTGAACTTGTGGAAGAACCAAAGAAAAAAATAAACGCGAAAGCGTAA